Proteins from a single region of Novosphingobium sp. CECT 9465:
- a CDS encoding ferritin-like domain-containing protein, producing the protein MLTGDPHEKVMATRKTFRRWRGGQLDFAFDCPMPAVPARPDAPQLLHPGAMPKRGKGSEHGRLALIHALAHIEFVAIDLALDAAGRFGAEMGRQFVDDWLGVAADEAMHFALLARRLRTLGSFYGAMPAHVGLWDAARDTAHDVAARLAVVPMVLEARGLDVTPATIVRFAAAGDERTARILQRILDDEIRHVRFGTKHFVDLCQRRGESPPAYWETLVTQHFHGAVKPPFNDSARHQAGLSREFMAGVA; encoded by the coding sequence ATGCTGACCGGCGATCCCCATGAAAAAGTCATGGCAACGCGCAAGACCTTTCGCAGGTGGCGCGGCGGGCAGTTGGACTTCGCGTTCGACTGTCCGATGCCCGCCGTGCCTGCCCGCCCTGACGCGCCGCAACTGCTTCATCCCGGCGCGATGCCGAAGCGCGGGAAGGGTTCCGAACATGGACGGCTCGCGCTCATCCACGCGCTGGCGCATATCGAATTCGTGGCGATCGATCTGGCGCTGGATGCCGCCGGGAGGTTCGGTGCGGAAATGGGGCGGCAGTTCGTGGACGACTGGCTGGGCGTGGCGGCGGATGAAGCGATGCATTTCGCGCTGCTGGCGCGGCGGTTGCGAACGCTGGGCAGTTTCTACGGGGCGATGCCCGCGCATGTCGGTTTGTGGGATGCCGCGCGCGATACAGCGCATGACGTGGCGGCGCGGCTGGCGGTGGTGCCGATGGTGCTGGAAGCGCGCGGGCTGGACGTGACCCCCGCAACCATCGTGCGGTTTGCCGCAGCGGGCGACGAGCGCACCGCTCGTATCCTGCAAAGAATCCTTGACGACGAAATTCGGCATGTGCGCTTCGGCACAAAGCATTTCGTTGATCTGTGCCAAAGACGCGGAGAATCACCCCCCGCCTACTGGGAAACCCTCGTCACGCAGCATTTTCACGGGGCCGTTAAGCCACCGTTCAACGACTCGGCGCGTCATCAAGCCGGTCTGTCGCGCGAATTCATGGCAGGGGTTGCCTAA
- a CDS encoding peroxiredoxin — protein MSERLGVGDAFPDIAMTAPDGGTVKASDFAGKKLVVFFYPKDDTPGCTTENKDFSDLFGDFQASGIAVLGVSKDPPKKHVKFAEKHGLVAPLASDAEAGGVSDALGIWTEKSMYGRTYMGMERTTYLVDEAGKIARIWNKVKVKGHAEEVLAAARG, from the coding sequence ATGAGCGAGCGACTTGGGGTGGGCGATGCGTTTCCCGATATTGCGATGACCGCGCCCGATGGGGGCACGGTCAAGGCTTCGGATTTTGCCGGGAAAAAGCTGGTGGTGTTCTTCTATCCCAAAGATGACACGCCCGGTTGCACCACCGAGAACAAGGACTTTTCAGACCTTTTCGGTGATTTTCAAGCGTCAGGCATCGCAGTGCTGGGGGTGAGCAAGGACCCGCCAAAGAAGCATGTGAAATTCGCGGAGAAGCATGGACTTGTCGCACCGCTGGCCAGCGATGCCGAAGCAGGCGGGGTGTCCGATGCGCTGGGCATCTGGACCGAGAAATCGATGTACGGGCGCACCTATATGGGCATGGAGCGCACGACTTATCTTGTTGACGAAGCTGGAAAGATCGCCCGCATCTGGAACAAGGTGAAGGTCAAGGGCCACGCCGAGGAAGTGCTGGCGGCTGCACGGGGATAA
- a CDS encoding GIY-YIG nuclease family protein, translating into MPVYFIHQISTGEPRLKIGRAKDICRRRDILQTGNPETLVLVGWINTNAESALEAQLHRKYSARRTAGEWFRLEPAEILEDLKWAGSNGFVARNADAFEIVAHDRDALPEHLGVWEWSDLELDECCPFCGSLCGMHFQEASQAYYCISCRRLSDFAEQVPDFDCEEDYLAWKADNPEPLPTGMDRFVILGPSPDFPEHLQRNRRLR; encoded by the coding sequence ATGCCGGTCTATTTCATTCACCAGATCAGCACGGGTGAGCCACGCCTTAAGATAGGGCGTGCCAAGGATATTTGCCGGCGCCGAGACATATTACAGACCGGAAATCCTGAAACTCTCGTTTTGGTCGGCTGGATCAATACAAATGCAGAGAGCGCACTCGAAGCGCAGCTGCACCGGAAATATAGCGCGCGGCGCACCGCCGGAGAGTGGTTTCGGCTCGAGCCCGCGGAGATTCTGGAAGACCTTAAATGGGCTGGCAGCAACGGCTTCGTCGCCCGCAATGCCGATGCCTTCGAGATTGTCGCTCATGACCGCGACGCGCTCCCCGAGCATCTGGGCGTGTGGGAATGGTCGGACCTCGAGCTCGACGAATGCTGTCCCTTCTGCGGCTCGCTATGCGGCATGCATTTCCAGGAGGCCTCGCAAGCCTATTATTGCATCAGCTGTAGGCGGCTCAGCGACTTTGCCGAGCAGGTTCCCGACTTCGACTGCGAGGAAGACTATCTCGCCTGGAAGGCCGACAATCCCGAGCCGTTGCCGACCGGCATGGACCGCTTCGTCATCCTCGGCCCATCGCCCGACTTTCCCGAACATCTGCAGCGCAACCGGCGCCTGCGCTAG
- a CDS encoding AAA family ATPase produces the protein MTKATHIVALLQSHFDGDDEHFMTVAMQAAANEARLGHGKVAQQLRDMVDEARARKKIKGRAVPMVQPRGELANLVAAKYVDTRISSMVLPDHLRDRLERVILEQRQAFRLRQHGLQPRRKLLLIGPPGAGKTMTAAAMAGELKLPLFSVLLDGLLTKFMGETASKLRAVFSAMVETRGVYFFDEFDAIGARRSERNDVGEIRRVLNSFLQFLEEDDSEGLIVAATNHPELLDPALFRRFDDVIEYALPSADVARAILEGRLSTFDTGSLEWDRATKEIEGLSQADLSRIADEAAKRTLLGGRESVETDDLLAAIAERKAAARR, from the coding sequence ATGACTAAGGCCACGCATATCGTCGCCTTGCTCCAAAGTCATTTCGACGGGGACGATGAGCATTTCATGACGGTCGCCATGCAGGCGGCCGCTAATGAGGCGCGCCTGGGCCACGGCAAGGTCGCGCAGCAGTTGCGCGACATGGTCGACGAGGCGCGCGCGCGCAAAAAGATCAAAGGCCGCGCGGTGCCGATGGTTCAGCCGCGCGGCGAGCTCGCCAATCTGGTCGCGGCCAAATATGTCGACACCCGGATCTCGAGCATGGTCCTGCCCGACCATCTTCGCGATCGTCTCGAGCGCGTGATCCTCGAACAGCGCCAGGCCTTTCGGCTGCGTCAGCATGGCCTGCAGCCGCGCCGCAAGCTGCTGCTGATTGGTCCTCCGGGCGCGGGCAAGACCATGACCGCAGCCGCCATGGCCGGCGAGCTTAAGCTCCCGCTCTTCTCGGTGCTGCTCGACGGTCTCCTGACCAAGTTCATGGGCGAGACCGCCTCGAAGCTGCGCGCAGTCTTCTCGGCCATGGTCGAGACGCGCGGCGTCTATTTCTTCGACGAGTTCGATGCGATCGGCGCGCGGCGCAGCGAGCGCAACGATGTTGGCGAGATCCGCCGCGTGCTCAACTCCTTCCTCCAATTTCTAGAGGAGGACGACAGTGAAGGTCTCATTGTCGCCGCGACGAACCATCCCGAGCTGCTCGACCCGGCCCTGTTCCGCCGGTTCGACGACGTGATCGAATATGCCCTGCCGAGCGCCGATGTGGCCCGCGCCATCCTCGAGGGGCGCTTGTCCACCTTCGACACCGGATCGCTCGAATGGGACCGGGCGACAAAGGAGATCGAGGGCTTGAGCCAAGCCGATCTCTCCAGGATCGCCGACGAGGCAGCCAAGCGCACGCTGCTAGGCGGACGCGAAAGCGTCGAGACCGATGATCTTCTGGCCGCCATCGCGGAGCGCAAGGCGGCGGCGCGTCGGTAA
- a CDS encoding M23 family metallopeptidase: MLFNSKTFKTALGAFATVAFFSSAAPALANSAASADIAAPLRAAEAAKAGVSADRGDEEFRRLFASWQQLDNGILPSAKPTTIRRAGVSIPSLAPVTVAHLSSGYGMRNHPVLGGRRAHKGIDLAASTGTPIRASADGVVEKADWFGGYGLFVQLDHGGAMETRYGHMSRVAVAEGQQVRKGDVIGYVGSTGRSTGPHLHYEVRVAGEAVNPVPYMQANADKLYASNNQAEGRGGPE; encoded by the coding sequence ATGTTGTTCAACAGCAAAACCTTCAAGACTGCTCTCGGTGCCTTTGCAACCGTTGCCTTCTTCTCTTCCGCCGCTCCAGCGCTTGCCAACAGCGCCGCTTCCGCAGACATCGCCGCCCCGCTTCGCGCCGCCGAAGCTGCCAAGGCTGGTGTATCGGCCGATCGTGGTGACGAAGAATTCCGCCGTCTGTTCGCAAGCTGGCAACAACTGGACAACGGCATCCTGCCATCGGCCAAGCCGACGACGATCCGCCGCGCAGGCGTTTCGATCCCGTCGCTGGCTCCGGTGACCGTGGCACACCTTTCCAGCGGTTACGGCATGCGCAATCACCCGGTTCTGGGCGGTCGCCGCGCGCACAAGGGCATCGACCTTGCCGCCAGCACCGGCACCCCGATCCGCGCTAGCGCCGATGGCGTTGTCGAAAAGGCCGACTGGTTCGGCGGTTACGGCCTGTTCGTCCAGCTCGATCATGGCGGCGCGATGGAAACCCGTTACGGCCACATGTCGCGCGTGGCGGTTGCCGAAGGGCAGCAGGTCCGCAAGGGCGACGTGATCGGCTATGTCGGATCGACCGGCCGCTCGACCGGCCCGCACCTGCACTATGAAGTCCGCGTTGCCGGTGAAGCGGTCAACCCGGTTCCCTACATGCAGGCCAACGCCGACAAGCTTTACGCAAGCAACAACCAGGCCGAAGGACGCGGCGGTCCAGAATAA
- a CDS encoding NAD-dependent epimerase/dehydratase family protein: MRVLVTGAAGFIGYSLITRLLARGDEVIGVDIVNAYYDPALKEARLARLVEQGKDRFTFLRTDFADYPALTAALEGKQFERVVHLGAQAGVRYSIENPHAYVQSNLVGHLNLLEVARHRGAEHMVYASSSSVYGGNTKLPFSVDDRVDHPMSLYAATKKADELMSETYAHLYRLPLTGLRFFTVYGPWGRPDMMMWLFTKAILAGEPIQVFNHGDMFRDFTYIDDIVSGVMACLDNPPPDDGAPKAGGSEKPHRLYNIGNHKSEPLMKVIGILEAELGRKAEMNLMPMQPGDVRQSFADIDAISGDLGYKPTTSIDVGVPNFIRWYKEYHGI; encoded by the coding sequence ATGCGCGTCCTCGTTACCGGAGCCGCCGGCTTCATCGGCTACTCCCTGATCACCCGACTGCTCGCGCGGGGCGACGAAGTGATCGGCGTAGACATCGTCAACGCCTACTATGACCCCGCGCTCAAGGAAGCGCGCCTCGCCCGGCTTGTCGAACAGGGCAAAGACCGCTTCACCTTCCTGCGCACCGATTTCGCCGATTACCCCGCGCTCACCGCCGCGCTCGAAGGCAAGCAGTTCGAACGCGTCGTCCACCTCGGCGCGCAAGCAGGTGTACGCTATTCGATCGAAAACCCTCACGCCTATGTGCAGTCGAACCTCGTCGGCCACCTCAACCTGCTCGAAGTCGCGCGCCACCGTGGCGCCGAGCACATGGTCTATGCCTCGTCCTCGTCGGTCTATGGCGGCAACACCAAGCTGCCGTTCTCGGTTGATGATCGCGTCGATCACCCGATGTCGCTCTATGCCGCCACCAAGAAGGCGGATGAATTGATGAGCGAGACTTACGCCCACCTGTATCGCCTGCCGCTGACCGGCCTGCGCTTCTTCACCGTCTATGGCCCGTGGGGCCGCCCGGACATGATGATGTGGCTGTTCACAAAGGCAATTCTGGCGGGAGAGCCGATCCAGGTGTTCAATCACGGCGATATGTTCCGCGATTTCACCTATATCGACGACATCGTATCCGGCGTGATGGCCTGCCTCGACAATCCCCCGCCCGATGACGGCGCGCCCAAGGCCGGCGGCAGCGAAAAGCCCCACCGCCTCTACAACATCGGCAACCACAAATCCGAACCGCTGATGAAAGTTATCGGCATCCTCGAAGCCGAACTTGGCCGCAAGGCGGAGATGAACCTCATGCCGATGCAACCCGGCGACGTCCGCCAGTCGTTCGCCGATATCGATGCGATTTCGGGCGATCTGGGCTACAAGCCGACGACCAGCATCGACGTGGGCGTTCCCAATTTCATCCGCTGGTACAAGGAATACCACGGCATCTGA
- a CDS encoding agmatine deiminase family protein: protein MTANFRMPPEWHPQDWLWIGFPHLAEEWSGVIDRAQEQIAAFANAVADSGQQVRLVVRDAANEMRARTLVSAAVTLERRTYGDVWLRDTGPLVVLDEAGNREARLFGFNGWGEKYLMPGDQEIGADLAASAGLDFGAKADWILEGGALDGDGTGLVATTEQCLLNPNRNPHLSRADLEARLLRDLGYDRVLWLGDGLINDHTDGHVDNLARFVGPNRLALPRATGPDDPNAAIYADAKARALAMGVEVAEVPSPGRIEWGNIVQPASYMNFVITSNLVVVPVFGSPHDDDGVAAIADLFPERATVGVMGDAVLAGGGGFHCASQQMPVG from the coding sequence ATGACTGCAAACTTCCGTATGCCGCCCGAATGGCACCCGCAGGACTGGTTGTGGATCGGTTTCCCGCATCTGGCGGAAGAATGGTCCGGCGTGATCGACCGGGCGCAGGAGCAGATTGCGGCCTTTGCCAATGCGGTTGCCGATAGCGGACAGCAGGTGCGGCTGGTGGTGCGCGATGCGGCCAATGAAATGCGCGCAAGGACGCTGGTTTCGGCGGCGGTAACGCTGGAGCGGCGGACGTACGGTGACGTGTGGCTGCGCGATACCGGGCCGCTGGTTGTGCTGGATGAGGCGGGGAACCGTGAGGCGCGATTGTTCGGCTTCAATGGCTGGGGCGAGAAATATTTGATGCCCGGCGATCAGGAGATCGGGGCGGATCTGGCGGCGTCGGCGGGGCTGGATTTTGGCGCAAAGGCGGACTGGATTCTGGAGGGCGGCGCGCTGGATGGTGATGGCACGGGGCTGGTGGCGACGACCGAACAGTGCCTGCTCAACCCCAACCGCAATCCGCATCTGTCGCGCGCCGATCTGGAAGCGCGGTTGCTGCGCGATCTGGGTTACGACCGTGTGCTGTGGCTCGGCGATGGGCTAATCAACGATCATACCGATGGCCATGTCGATAACCTCGCGCGCTTCGTCGGCCCCAACCGGCTGGCCTTGCCGCGCGCCACCGGGCCGGATGATCCGAACGCGGCGATCTATGCCGACGCCAAGGCGCGCGCGCTGGCGATGGGTGTTGAGGTGGCCGAAGTGCCCTCGCCGGGGCGGATCGAATGGGGCAATATCGTCCAGCCCGCCAGCTACATGAACTTCGTGATCACCAGCAATCTGGTGGTCGTCCCGGTGTTCGGATCGCCGCACGATGATGACGGCGTGGCGGCGATTGCGGACCTGTTTCCAGAGCGGGCTACGGTGGGCGTGATGGGCGATGCGGTGCTGGCAGGGGGCGGCGGGTTTCACTGCGCCAGCCAGCAGATGCCGGTCGGTTAA
- the glnE gene encoding bifunctional [glutamate--ammonia ligase]-adenylyl-L-tyrosine phosphorylase/[glutamate--ammonia-ligase] adenylyltransferase: MTDLPHAIFRARAHAPFLSMALDRLPHLEELLAAGEVEQALTQAKSAGHGIDDTAVALRRERLALALVLAIGDLAHAFPLSRVITELSDFADRSLDSAIVAAIRRRTPDAEPAGFSAIALGKHGAQELNYSSDIDPILLYDPETLPRRERDDPAEAAQRVARALMEIMANVTAEGYVFRVDLRLRPASEVSPLALPFEAAITHYESSALAWERAAYIRARAASGDIAAGQAFLDTIRPFVWRRSLDFGAIAEIGRLTSQIRDHYSTGQAIGPGYDLKRGRGGIREVEFFAQTHQLIHGGRNPALRLRGTRASLDALADAGIITAEDAQVMGDSYDRLRTLEHRLQMVSDQQTHSLPTDPAALDGVARLDGQPDGAALVRELAGISDVVGRRFDALIETYAPTGAVKVDASPVADALSARIAAWEGGQYRCLRSAEAREAFARIRPQLLRALAEAPDPDRALLRWEQLLAGLPSAINVFRLLEARPGLLAVVMRVLAHAPTLADELARRADLLDTLIDRSAFDLPGSVAEIAAELSRGEAGDDYQRLLDTVRVRVGEMRFALGVQLVEGQMGAKGRDPLEVAAALSRVAEAAIEVLGRAAIEEFRQSHGVVPGSDLAILGLGRLGGASLTHASDLDLIFLFSGDHAAESDGRRPLGATLYYNRLAQRVIAALSVPTAAGALFEVDTRLRPSGAQGPISVSFDSFERYQREEAWTWEHMALCRARPLFGTPDDRDQLCTTIKQVIDRERDPVQLRADVLEMRATMAGHKPPKGPLDVKLARGGLVDIEFMVHFLQLRDHVARTPDLGEAISTLENAGLLPPGIRAAHDLMARLLVVVRLVAPDGMFPPEASRSIVALACGLESWDLLLDAVLQVRRAVAAAWHRVFEMALEIEE, encoded by the coding sequence ATGACCGACCTGCCCCACGCCATATTCCGCGCCCGTGCGCATGCGCCGTTCCTGTCGATGGCGCTGGACCGTCTGCCGCACCTCGAAGAATTGCTGGCCGCAGGCGAAGTGGAACAAGCCCTCACCCAAGCCAAATCCGCAGGCCACGGCATTGATGACACCGCCGTCGCGCTGCGCCGTGAACGCCTTGCATTGGCGCTGGTGCTGGCCATTGGCGATCTTGCGCACGCTTTTCCCCTGTCCCGCGTCATCACCGAACTGTCAGACTTTGCCGACCGTTCGCTCGACAGCGCGATTGTCGCCGCCATCCGCCGCCGCACACCTGACGCAGAACCAGCCGGGTTCTCCGCCATTGCCCTTGGCAAACATGGCGCGCAGGAACTGAACTACTCTTCGGATATCGACCCGATCCTGCTCTACGATCCCGAAACCCTGCCCAGGCGCGAACGGGACGATCCTGCCGAAGCCGCCCAGCGCGTGGCCCGCGCGCTGATGGAGATCATGGCGAACGTCACGGCGGAGGGCTATGTCTTCCGCGTTGACTTGCGCTTGCGCCCCGCGTCCGAGGTAAGCCCGCTGGCGCTGCCGTTTGAAGCGGCCATAACCCATTACGAATCCAGCGCTTTGGCGTGGGAGCGCGCCGCCTATATCCGCGCCCGTGCCGCTTCGGGCGACATCGCGGCGGGGCAGGCCTTCCTCGATACGATCCGACCGTTCGTATGGCGGCGCAGCCTCGATTTCGGCGCGATTGCAGAGATCGGCCGCCTGACCAGCCAGATCCGCGATCATTATTCTACCGGCCAGGCCATCGGTCCGGGATATGATCTGAAACGCGGGCGCGGCGGGATTCGCGAAGTGGAATTTTTCGCCCAAACGCATCAGCTTATTCATGGCGGCCGCAACCCTGCATTGCGGCTGCGCGGGACACGCGCTTCGCTGGATGCGCTGGCGGACGCGGGGATCATCACGGCGGAAGACGCGCAAGTCATGGGCGACAGCTATGACCGCCTGCGCACACTGGAACATCGGTTGCAGATGGTATCTGACCAGCAGACCCATTCGCTGCCGACCGACCCCGCTGCGCTGGATGGCGTTGCCCGGCTGGACGGGCAGCCCGATGGCGCGGCGCTGGTGCGCGAACTGGCCGGAATCTCCGACGTGGTAGGCCGACGTTTCGACGCCCTGATAGAAACTTACGCCCCGACCGGCGCGGTGAAGGTGGACGCGTCGCCCGTGGCCGACGCATTGTCAGCCCGGATTGCCGCGTGGGAGGGTGGACAGTACCGTTGCCTGCGCTCTGCCGAAGCGCGCGAGGCCTTTGCCCGCATCCGTCCGCAATTGTTGCGCGCGCTGGCCGAAGCGCCCGATCCCGACCGCGCGCTGCTGCGCTGGGAGCAATTGCTCGCCGGACTTCCCAGCGCGATCAACGTGTTCCGTCTGCTCGAAGCGCGGCCCGGCCTGCTCGCAGTGGTCATGCGTGTACTTGCCCATGCGCCCACTCTGGCTGACGAACTCGCCCGCCGCGCCGATTTGCTCGACACCCTGATCGATCGTTCCGCTTTCGATTTGCCCGGCAGCGTCGCGGAGATTGCCGCCGAACTTTCGCGGGGCGAGGCGGGTGACGATTACCAGCGCCTGCTCGATACCGTGCGTGTGCGCGTGGGCGAAATGCGCTTTGCCCTGGGCGTTCAGCTTGTCGAGGGGCAGATGGGGGCGAAAGGACGTGATCCTCTCGAAGTCGCGGCTGCCCTTTCACGCGTAGCGGAAGCTGCCATCGAGGTGCTGGGCCGTGCCGCTATAGAGGAATTTCGCCAGAGCCACGGCGTCGTGCCCGGCAGCGATCTTGCCATTCTCGGCCTTGGCCGGCTGGGCGGCGCGTCGCTTACCCACGCCTCCGATCTTGACCTGATCTTCCTGTTCAGCGGCGATCATGCCGCCGAATCCGATGGGCGCCGTCCCTTGGGTGCGACCTTGTACTACAATCGCCTGGCACAGCGCGTAATCGCCGCGCTGTCGGTTCCGACGGCCGCGGGCGCGCTGTTCGAAGTGGATACCCGGCTGCGGCCTTCGGGCGCGCAAGGGCCTATTTCGGTGAGTTTCGACAGCTTCGAACGCTACCAGCGCGAAGAGGCCTGGACGTGGGAGCACATGGCCCTGTGCCGCGCCCGCCCGCTGTTCGGGACGCCTGATGACCGCGACCAGCTTTGCACGACCATCAAGCAAGTGATTGATCGCGAACGTGATCCTGTCCAGCTGCGGGCCGATGTGCTGGAAATGCGCGCGACCATGGCCGGGCACAAACCGCCAAAGGGTCCGCTGGATGTGAAGCTGGCGCGCGGGGGGCTGGTGGATATCGAATTCATGGTCCACTTCCTACAATTGCGCGATCATGTGGCGCGCACACCAGACTTGGGCGAGGCCATATCCACGCTTGAAAATGCAGGACTTTTGCCGCCGGGCATCCGTGCGGCGCACGATCTGATGGCGCGGTTGCTGGTCGTCGTCCGCCTGGTTGCCCCTGATGGCATGTTCCCGCCTGAGGCGAGCCGGAGCATCGTGGCGCTGGCATGCGGGCTGGAAAGCTGGGACCTGCTGCTGGACGCGGTGTTGCAGGTGCGGCGCGCGGTTGCTGCTGCGTGGCACCGGGTGTTTGAAATGGCATTGGAGATTGAAGAATGA
- a CDS encoding YkgJ family cysteine cluster protein, with the protein MEISFECTQCGRCCHDLRLTLSVAEARVWAGRGHWVDLLVEGWPWPETYNADGDPDDPASQWRLATSFPVTVGDVPFRVNVRLVARHEGACPYLLPDMRCGNYDARPRICRIYPLESRPFEAMVPARRLCPPEAWGEGLPVLERDGLAADPQAASILAAHRAAMIEDVAVKERLVRVMGWAETAMAGEGLAVCEVAPAVLLEALDVAERGAPEAPLAWRIVTNRESTRAMLADLDCPARLVAAGYGFLGSFSDLG; encoded by the coding sequence ATGGAAATCTCATTCGAGTGTACGCAGTGCGGGCGGTGTTGCCATGATTTGCGGCTGACGCTGTCGGTGGCCGAAGCGCGGGTCTGGGCGGGGCGGGGGCACTGGGTGGATTTGCTGGTCGAGGGCTGGCCCTGGCCGGAAACCTATAACGCTGATGGTGATCCTGATGATCCGGCCTCGCAATGGCGATTGGCGACAAGTTTTCCCGTGACCGTTGGCGATGTGCCGTTCCGCGTGAATGTGCGGCTGGTGGCGCGGCATGAGGGGGCTTGTCCGTATTTGCTGCCCGATATGCGCTGCGGGAATTATGACGCGCGGCCCCGGATTTGCCGGATCTATCCGCTGGAGAGCCGCCCGTTCGAGGCGATGGTGCCAGCGCGGCGACTGTGCCCTCCTGAAGCTTGGGGTGAAGGTCTGCCGGTGCTGGAGCGTGACGGCTTGGCTGCCGATCCGCAAGCTGCATCCATTCTGGCCGCGCACCGCGCCGCCATGATCGAAGACGTCGCCGTCAAGGAGCGGTTGGTCCGCGTGATGGGCTGGGCGGAAACCGCGATGGCGGGTGAGGGGCTGGCGGTTTGCGAAGTAGCGCCCGCGGTTTTGTTGGAGGCGCTGGACGTGGCGGAACGGGGTGCTCCTGAAGCGCCTCTGGCCTGGCGGATCGTGACGAATCGGGAGTCTACGCGCGCGATGCTGGCCGATCTCGATTGTCCGGCAAGGCTGGTGGCTGCGGGGTACGGGTTCTTGGGATCGTTTTCGGATTTGGGGTAG